ggttcaaACATTTGTAGTTTATTAATGAAGCATCTTTCTATGGcttctttaaaatctttgccGGATAATTCCAATATTTCTCTTATCTTGGTTTTgatatatgtgttttttctttttttaaaactaatttttggggagttcctgccatggcttagtggtaacaaacctgactagtatccatgaggatgcgggtttgatccctggccttgacagtgggttaaggattcggtgttgccatgagctgtggtgtaggttgcagatgaggcttggattcagcaatgctgtggctatagtgtaggcccacagttgcagcatagattcgacccctagcctaggaatgccgcaggtgtaaccctaaaaagacaaaacaaaacaaaacaaaaaaactaatttttgagAACTTTGTGGTTTTTGGTCTGAGAAGAAGTTTTCCCTGAGAcctgaatatttttgtattatgttCTGAGAATCTGAATCTTACTTaagcttctattttatttatttatttatttatttatttatttatttatttatcttttctagggctgctcccgtggcatatggaggttcccaggctaggggtctaatcagagctatagctgccagcctacgccacagccacagcaacgccggatctgagctgcatctgcaacctatgccacagctcacagcaatgccagatccttaacccactgagcaaggccagggatcgaaccctcaacttcatggttactagttcggatttgttaacccctgagccacgacgggaactcctttaagctTCTATTTTAGCTGGTTTTTCCTGACACCACTCTGGCAAAGGAAACAGGCCCCTACCTGGTTACTGCCTATGTGGGTGGACTTGACCTCCTTGCTACCGAATGGGTGGGGCAGAGTATCCTTGTTGTCCCCAGGTTGCCCCCAGATGCAAGTTCTGGTTTCCATGTAGTCTGCCAtggttcttaatttttataaaacacacactgtaaaaattccttttcttatatggCACTGATATGGCCTTCTTCTTAATACAGACAAAGACTGGAGTTGCTGTCCAAAGAACTGGACGTCCTTTGGTTCTAACTGCTACTTTATCTCTGTTGAAAGCGGTACATGGGATGAGAGTGAGAAAAAATGCTCAAGTGTGAAGACTCACCTGCTGGTGATCACCGCCAAGGCTGAACaggtactttctttctttttttcttttttttttttataatttttttattttcccactgtacagcaagggggtcaggttatccttacatgtatacattacaattacatttttcccccaccctttgttctgttgcaacatgagtatctagacaaagttctcaatgctattcagcaggatctccttgtaaatctgttctaagttgtgtctgataagcccaagatcccgatccctcccactccctccccctcccatcaggcagccacaagtctcttctccaagtccatgatttccttttctgaggagattGAACAGGCACTTTCTAATGAATAATGGAGTCAGGAGTGTTATCTGGCTTTTTAACATCTCCTTTGGCTAAGAAGGAGAAATTTATCATCTTGGGATATTGGTGCTGTGGCAGGAGGCTTTCGAGAAAATAGAAAAGGCTACCTAAGGTTTTACATTCAATGCTTTCTTCCTGAATCTACAAAACCAACCTGCCCCAAATAAATTGgggtattgaaaatataatttgtcaAGGGTTGAGTGGaaggatgaaaatatttcaaCCTGAAACATCAGTTTACTATTTCAATGTGtacatgttttataaattattaatgatTTAACAGAGAAGAGGTATTAAGTCAAGTTGTGACCTAAAGTTCAGTCATGAAGAGTCACAATCAACAATCAGAAATgaagttaagggagttcccgtcgtggcgcagtgtttaacgaatccgactaggaaccatgaggttgcgggttcgatccctgcccttgctcagtgggttaacgatccggcgttgccgtgagctgtggtgtaggttgcagacgcggctcggatcccgcgttgctgtggctctggtggctacatctccgattagacccctagcctgggaacctccatatgccgagggagcggcccaagaaatagcaacaacaacaacaacaacaaaaaagacaaaagacaaaagacaaaaaaaaaaaaaaaaaagaaatgaagttaagAATCTTTACAtttaggcattcccgttgtggctcagcaggttgagaacccgactggttccatccctggctttgctcagtgggttggggatctggtttggctgtgagctttggtgtaggtcacagcaactgatccctgttgctgtgaccgtggtggaGGCGCCAAccgcagcttcaatttgatccctagtctgggaatgcaggcgcggccctaaaaagagagagaaaaaagaatttctatatttataaaaggaaaattatttgtttgttgttgttgtttgctttttagggccgcacctgcagcacatggaggttcccaggctaggggtcgaatcagagctgtagccaccagcctacgccagagccacagcaatgcaggatccaagccgcatctgcaacctacaccacagctcgcggcaacaccggatccctgactcactgagcaaggccagggatcgaacccgaaacctcacggttcctagtcgggttcattaaccattgcaccacgacgggaactcccacaagtggTATCTTTGATCCAGCACTGCTCAGCCAGGAGAGACCTTGGCTCCTCGGCAGGGCTCCCATGCGGCTCTTTCTGGATCCTCTCCTTTTCATCTCTTCTCCCTGAAGCTGTAAAAATTCAATTCAACCTGAACACTTGAAAGGCTATATAtaactccttccttttcttcccttaggAGTTCATCATCCAGAAGCTGGATAAAAGCAGTGCTTATTATGTGGGGCTGTCAGACCtacagggaaaaaataattgGCAATGGGTTGATCAGACACCATACAATGAAAGTGCCACGTGAGTATAGAATTAGGAAAAGGAATCCTGTGTCCTGCACCATACAGGGGTTTTAGGGCATTACACCTGTCAGCTATTCAAATAAGATAGCTCactctttttttggagttcccatcatagctcaatggttaatgaacccaactggtatccatgaggacgtgggcttaatccctggccttgctcagtgggttaaggatccagcattgctatggctgtggcataggccagcagctatagctctgattcaactcctagcctgtgaacctccacatgcttcgggtgcagccctaaatagacaaataaaataaaatagctcacGCTTCTTTTAACTCTTGGGCACTAGGTTAAATGATTGTATCTATTATCTCATTCAATCGTCACAATAATTCTATGAGGCACAATAATTCATCTCACtgtagagatgaagaaactgagtttattttatttttttgtcttttctagggccacgcccacggcatatggaggttctcaagctaggggtcgaatcggagctgaagctgctggcctacgccagagccacagcaacacaggatccaagctgagtcagcgacctacaccatagctcacagcaacgccagattcttaacccactgatcaagggatcgaacctgcaacctcatggttccttgtcggattcgttaaccactgtgccacaacgggaactctgaagaaaCTGAGTTTAAAGAGTAGAGATAACACAGTGGTTATCTAGCAATGACAACAGTGGTCCTCAAACCCAGGTCAGTTTGACATCCTGGTCTGTGCTTATAAACACTACTTTATACCTAAATATGATGAAAGTTATGTCAATTAAGATCATAACCAATTATTAAGATCAACTATCATAAAGCAAATGAGCTAAATTCTGACAGTCTTACCTCATATTTAGGTAGTTTTTTGAAAACTCAAGTACTTTGTACATTACTTCCTTTGCTCCTTGCATCACTGTGTGAAATATACAGGGATATTAATCTGGTCTCTGAGAATCTGTGAAGTGAAAATACTTGTCCagtgggagttcctactgtggcacagtggaaatgaatccaactagtatccgtgaggatgtgggttcgatctctggccttgctcagtgggttaaggacctggagttgccgcgagctgtggtgtaggccggcagatgtagctgtgatgggacccatagcctgggaacctccatatgctgcaggtgtggccctacaaagcaaaaaataaaaaaatcacttgtcCAAGCTATCAGGGATAGTAGCAGATTCAGAGATTTTAACTACTTCTTCAGACTCCAAAAGcagtgtattaaaaaaagaagcaagctaCCTTGACACTTGAGACAAGCATGAAATCTTTCATATCATTTAAGGGAGCCTATGGGCTGACAGTTCCCTGGGAACAGGATAGAAGATGGACAAACAGGAGAGAGCTTCTGGAATATCTGTTGGGAGACTGTCTAATGCAATAAGATAATGCAGTACTTGATGATGTAAGAACAGTTTTCAAGGGAAATACCAGAGACACAGATGGAGGAAAAGCTCCATGAGAAGTGGGAAGGGATGATTTGGGCCTCTCTGATTTTGACTTCCACACAGTTCCATCTCAGctcctccatctccccacccccttacGGCCTCTTTTCAAAGCACAGTTTAAAGACacgctttcaggagttcctgtcttggctcagtgattaatgaatctgactaggaatcaagaggttgcaggttcgatccctggcctcgctcagtgggctaaggatccggcgttgccatgagctgtggtgtaggtcacagacacggttcggattccatgttgctgttggctgtggcgtagactggcagctgcagctcctatcagacccctagcctgggaacctccatatgctgcgggtgcgaccctagaaaaagagagagaaagaaacattctcatcctttttctccctttctggcaTGCAGATTCTGGCACTCAGGTGAACCCAATGATCTCAGTGAACATTGTGTTATACTACATTTTCGTGCTTCACCAAGAAAATGGGGTTGGAATGATGTTCGTTGTAATCAGCATCAGAAGTTTATTTGCAAGATGATGAAGATTTACTTATGAGTGGAACATTCTCCATGATCGTGTGGTTGAACTGGTATTCACCATCATTGAGATagctaatttgttctttttttttttttttgtcttttgtctttttagggccacacccgaggcacatggaagttcccaagctacgggtctaattggacctgtagctgccggcctatgccacagccacagcaatgccagatccgagcagagtctgtgacctaccacagctcatggtaacgccagatccttaacccactgagtgaggccagggatcaaacctgcagcctcaagtttcctagttggattcgtttcgactgcgccacaaagggaactcctaatgtgttCTCGTTATTCCTGTGTAAGTCTTTTATAAGGGATCTTCATAAAATTTTTCAGTAGTCTGTCACCTCTTCCATGAACAAGAGACTCATTCATccgttcatttattcattcatgaaaTCTAAAATTTTAGGGGTGCAAAATTTGCCCCCCTGGAATGTCTTTTTGGCATGTGCATTATTTCAGGCTGAAAGCAATCAAGGCCCAAAAGGctcaggaagaaactttgaccTTCCCCCTATCTGTCTAAAGAATGGAGCTAGAGGACCGGTTCTAGAAAAGGAGGTATCTCTACAGATCACTGTACTAAGAACAAGGAACCGGGCAAAGTCTGTTTgttaaaattcctctctgtgtcccattgtctctgcagagctcagcaaacatttgtttactgAATCTTTGTTTGCCATCTCCTTGTCAATTGCCTTCCTCTCCCTTAAGGTCTCAAACCAGTACCTCCCAACATCCTCTTCTGTCTTAAGCTGCGTACAGTATTTAGGCAAGGGCTTCAGACCTTTTAGCGAGCTACCCAATTTTCCTGGGTCTCCCCCATGTATAAACATGTTATTaaatgtttgtttgatttttctcctgttaatttgtCTCACAGCAGTTTTAATTCTTAGGTCATCCGGAAGAACCTAGAAGGGCAGAGGAGAATTTCTTCTTACCTGACGACATGAACATACACTGAGCGTGGCAGAGACTATTCTGCAGGCAAATGGAGGCAGCATGAGCCACATCTTCTAATTTTGGTCTGATTGCTAAGGGGTTAGACACTGGTTAAGTTTTATGATGTGGTTTCTCCATCTGTCTGAATTTTCCTCTGTATGGGTTAGTCAACAGCAAAATCATTCCCGTCattgcttttttcatttctctcagacAGATGTATTATCTTGAACcaaaagcatattttataaaGGTGGAATGTAATACACATCCAGGGAAGATAAATTCCAGCTTTGTCCAAGTAGATTTTTTGGGCTTCCTAACATTCTCTGTTCAGTCTTGGGCTGTCATTTAACATCAGGGTACAAGCAAAGGGAAGTCAGAAATTGAGTGCTGGAGACTTAGAATTAGAGAATTGGCATTGGACGTTATTACGGTGAAGTTACATTCATCCATCAGgtattctgataatttttttctttggttaaattttagtttctttgtatGTATTCCCACTCAATTTCTGGTTGTATTTATATTCCTCTCTTTACTAA
Above is a window of Sus scrofa isolate TJ Tabasco breed Duroc chromosome 5, Sscrofa11.1, whole genome shotgun sequence DNA encoding:
- the LOC110260747 gene encoding C-type lectin domain family 4 member A-like isoform X3, yielding MNSEITYAEVRFKNEPKSSGTKSEPPTAPKEKTNPQKSDSSFPKLLASLLILLLLLTISFLIAFIYKDWSCCPKNWTSFGSNCYFISVESGTWDESEKKCSSVKTHLLVITAKAEQEFIIQKLDKSSAYYVGLSDLQGKNNWQWVDQTPYNESATFWHSGEPNDLSEHCVILHFRASPRKWGWNDVRCNQHQKFICKMMKIYL
- the LOC110260747 gene encoding C-type lectin domain family 4 member A-like isoform X1; protein product: MNSEITYAEVRFKNEPKSSGTKSEPPTAPKEKTNPQKSDSSFPKLLASLLILLLLLTISFLIAFIFFFQKYSHIHKEKTTLKEVPHRALECMKENLTMEDKDWSCCPKNWTSFGSNCYFISVESGTWDESEKKCSSVKTHLLVITAKAEQEFIIQKLDKSSAYYVGLSDLQGKNNWQWVDQTPYNESATFWHSGEPNDLSEHCVILHFRASPRKWGWNDVRCNQHQKFICKMMKIYL
- the LOC110260747 gene encoding C-type lectin domain family 4 member A-like isoform X2; this translates as MVFSPLPLLSTAFARMWCEYLKENMDESLWTHYNGVFFQKYSHIHKEKTTLKEVPHRALECMKENLTMEDKDWSCCPKNWTSFGSNCYFISVESGTWDESEKKCSSVKTHLLVITAKAEQEFIIQKLDKSSAYYVGLSDLQGKNNWQWVDQTPYNESATFWHSGEPNDLSEHCVILHFRASPRKWGWNDVRCNQHQKFICKMMKIYL